From Humisphaera borealis, the proteins below share one genomic window:
- a CDS encoding zinc ribbon domain-containing protein encodes MVAMSFGGIFFLVLLVIGVIALTMLIFGSIVLVKVVRLISRGIAGLLGMPDPRLSMRSQAASLRCPRSRCHAENHTTAKFCRRCGMGMNALAQRHPTEVRRTAMSWNRYSDPNRIRAIQPTGGLSDNQQA; translated from the coding sequence ATGGTCGCGATGAGTTTCGGTGGAATCTTCTTTCTCGTCCTTCTCGTCATCGGCGTGATCGCGCTGACGATGCTGATCTTTGGCAGCATTGTTCTGGTCAAAGTCGTCCGATTGATCAGCCGTGGCATCGCAGGCTTGCTGGGCATGCCGGACCCGCGTCTGTCAATGCGTTCGCAAGCGGCGTCTTTGCGTTGCCCACGATCACGCTGCCACGCCGAAAATCACACAACAGCAAAGTTCTGTCGGCGCTGCGGAATGGGAATGAATGCCCTCGCCCAACGACATCCGACGGAAGTGCGTAGAACCGCAATGTCCTGGAATCGCTATTCTGATCCGAACCGGATCAGGGCTATCCAGCCGACCGGAGGGTTGTCTGACAATCAGCAAGCGTGA